ACGGTACAGATCTTCAAAATTCAATCCAATATCTGTTCCTAATACTTTTATTAGTGGTCTAAGAAGCTTTTTTGAAAAAGATAATTTATGTTCTTCAGATACGAATTTGTCAAAAATAATTATTTTGCCTCCTTTTCTTAAAACCCTCGTCATTTCTGTTAAACACTTATCTGCATCAGGCACTACAGAAAGAATTAGACTAGCAACTACATAATCAAATGTTTCATTATCAAACTCCATATTTTGAGCATCCATTTCTATGAATTTAATAGGTGAATTTTTAAATTTCGCACTTGCCTTTTTAAGCATATCAGGTGAAAAATCAATTGCCTTTATATCTAAATCAGATTGAGTTATTAACTCTAAATCAGCACCTGTTCCTACACCAACAAAAAGTACCTTTTGATTACTATGAAAGGGGATATCTAGAAATATTTGTCTGCGTGCATTTAAAAAAACACCCGAATTAAAAATCTTATCATAAATTGGAGACCAAATTTTATAAATCACTCGATTCCAAGAATTATTCATTATCTTCACTTCCGAATGACTGAATTTAAATATCCTTTAAGAGTATCCCTTTTTTAAAAACAAGAAGGGCGAAAAATCACATTGAAGCATCATACCTTTTCATTCAGTAAGAAATCATATAAAGGGATAATAAAACCATTATCCCTTTATATGAAACAGTATTTTATTCTTTAACTTTTAATAATCGTAAGCTGTTTAAAGTTACAAGCAATGTTGCCCCCATATCGGCAAATATAGCTATCCATAACGTTAACCAACCCGGTACAACTAAAAGTAAAGCAATAGCTTTAACTACTAGAGAGAAGGTAATATTTTGCTTAATGGTTCTCAATGCTTTTCGACTTAGTTTCATCGTAAACGGTAATTTACTTAAATCATCTGACATTAAAGCAATATCGGCTGTTTCAAGTGCTGTATCCGTTCCAGCTCCACCCATTGCAACCCCAACTGTTGATGCCGCAAGAGCTGGAGCATCATTTACTCCATCTCCAACCATCGCCACACTATGATACTTTTCGCGAAGTTGTTTAATATAGTTCAATTTATCTTCTGGAAGGAGATCGGCCTTAATATCAGATACACCAACCTCTTTACCAATTGCTTCTGCTGTACGTTGGTTATCACCAGTA
The window above is part of the Mesobacillus jeotgali genome. Proteins encoded here:
- a CDS encoding class I SAM-dependent methyltransferase, translating into MNNSWNRVIYKIWSPIYDKIFNSGVFLNARRQIFLDIPFHSNQKVLFVGVGTGADLELITQSDLDIKAIDFSPDMLKKASAKFKNSPIKFIEMDAQNMEFDNETFDYVVASLILSVVPDADKCLTEMTRVLRKGGKIIIFDKFVSEEHKLSFSKKLLRPLIKVLGTDIGLNFEDLYRRNSINLMINEDKNVMMNGMYRKIIISKVS